In Gammaproteobacteria bacterium, the genomic stretch GGGGTGGGTGCCGGCGTCGACGTCGGGGTTCACGCGCAGTGACACCGGTGCGCGCACCCCGAGTTCGCCGGCCACCGCGTTCAGCCGCTCCAGTTCGGGCTCGGACTCGACATTGAAGCAGCGGATGCCGACCTCGAGCGCCCGCCGCATCTCCACGGTACCCTTGCCGACGCCGGAGAACACGATCTTCCCCGGGTCGCCACCGGCCTTGAGCACGCGCTCCAGTTCGCCGCCCGAGACGATGTCGAAGCCCGAGCCCAGACGCGCGAACAGATTCAGGACGGCCAGATTGGAGTTGGCCTTGACAGCGTAGCAGATGAGGTGCGGGCGCCCGGCCAGCGCGTCGTCGAAGGCGTGCCAGTGGCGCTCCAGCGTCGCGCGTGAATAGACATAGGTCGGGGTGCCGAAGCGCGCTGCGAGGTCCTCGAGCGGGACATCTTCAGCAAACAGTTGGCCGTCACGGTAGTCGAAATCATCCATCGGGGTCGCCGGGGCAGGGTGGTGCGCCGAGTGTATGGCGCGTTGCAGCGGCCGTTCAGTCCGCCTGCCGGTCCTCGCTGTGGTCGGGCAGATACAGATCACCCTTCTGGCCGCAGCCGGCGCTCGCGAGCACGGCGGCCGCGAGCAGGCCAAGCAGGAGCAGCAGGGTCGGTCGGAGGCGGGACATGGAAGCGCATCGTCGGGCTGCGGGTTGCGCGCGACAGTAGCGCAAAGCGCGGCCCGTGGCAAAGCCGTGGGTGCCGGCTGGCCGCGGGTCCGGGTACTCCGGTAGGATGCCCGGCATGCCCCATGAACTATTGGAATCCCTGATCATCGAACCGCCGACCGCGGCCACGGCCAGCGTCATCTGGCTGCACGGGCTGGGCGCGGACGGCCACGACTTCGAGCCCCTGGTGCCCGAGCTGGGGCAGCTCGAGCGCGGCGTGCGCTTCGTGCTGCCCCACGCGCCCCACCGGCCGGTCACGATCAATGCCGGCCATGTGATGCGCGCCTGGTATGACATCCGCGGCACGGACATCGCCGCGGACACCGACGCGGCCGGTATCCGCGCCTCCAGCGCGGCCGTCGGCGAACTCATCGCCACCGAGGTCGCGCGCGGCGTGCCGCCCGAGCGCATCGTCCTGGCCGGCTTCTCACAGGGCGGTGCCGTGGCCCTGCAGGCCGGCTTGACCGGCGCGTTGCCGCTCGCTGGTATCCTGGCGCTGTCGACGTATGTGCCGCTACCGGGCGCGCTCGCCACCGATCTGACCGGGGCCGGCCGCGGTATCCCCATCTTCATGGCGCACGGCCACGACGATCCGGTGGTGCCCTTTGCCCTGGGCGCGGCCAGCCGCGACCACCTCGTCGCGCTGGGCTGCCGCGTGGCGTTCCACGCCTATCGCATGCCGCACACACTGTGCGCGGAGGAGCTTACCGATATCCGTGCATGGCTCGACGGGCGACTCCCAGGGCGCTGAAGGGAGCGGATGTGCTGGCTGTTTTTTGATATACATCAACGACATTTCGCGTGCCGGTTCCCATACTGGGCGCACTTCCAACGGTCATGACGACTGCGCCATGAAACACGTGATGCGACGCCTGCTGCTGATCGCGCTGTGTCTGCTTGCGGGCACGGCCGGCGCCGCGCCGGCCGAACCCAACGGTGCCCTCCTGTACGCCCGCAACTGCGCCGCCTGTCACGGTGAGTCCGGCCATGGCGGCGTGGGTATTCCGCTCGCCTTGCCGGCCTTTCTGGCCAGCGTCGATGATGCCTATCTGGAGCATACTATCCGCCTGGGGCGGCCGGGCCGCGTCATGCCCGCGTTCAACCGCCTGAGCGATACCGAGATCGCCGCCATCGTCCGGCACGTGCGCGGCTGGCAGCACGGCGCGACGCCGGCACGCTTCTCCACCGCACCCGTCGCCGGCGATCCGACACATGGCGCCGCGCTGTTCGCGCAGCACTGCGCCGTCTGCCATGGCGACCACGGCCAGGGCGGCCACGGCACCGGCGTGACCTTTTCGCGGCCACGTGACCTGCCGATCATCGCACCCGCGCTGAACAACACCGGTTTCCTGCAGGCGGCCACCGACGCGATGATCAAGGCGACGCTCATGCACGGGCGTGCCGGCACACCCATGGTGTCCTTCATCGAACAGGGCCTCTCAGAACAGGACATCGACGATCTCGTCAGCTATGTGCGCAGTCTCGAAGCGACCGCGACACCGGCACCGGCCGAACCGGAGCCGGCCATGCTGATGATGGAGTCGCCCTATGGGCTGGAGGAGACGGTCGAGGCGGTGAAGCGCGCCGCGGTGGGCAAGAATTTCCGCCTGATCCGCGACCAGTATCTCGAGGACGGACTCTTTCCGGAGGATGAGATCAACACCCGGCAGGTGATGGTGTACTTCTGCAACTTCCAGTTTCTCTATGATGCCCTGGCGCTGGACCCACGGATCGGTCTGTTTCTGCCCTGCCGCGTCACCGTGGTGGAGCAGGGCGGCAAGGTCCTGGTCATGAGCGTCAATCCGAAACGACTCGGCCATCTGTTCAACAACGCCGAGCTCGACCGGGCCTGTGATGAGATGTCCCGGCTCTACACCGATATCCTCGAGGAGGCGACGCTATGATGCGCGCGCGGTGCCTGCTGGCGGGGCTGCTGCTGTGGGTCGTGGCGGCCGCCGCCGTGGCCGACGACATGCTGATGGTGCGCTCTTCCGAGGCCTTCGCGGAGACCATGCTGCTGCTGCAGGAAGCGATCAGCGCGCAGGGCTACACGCTGTCGCGGGTCCAGCGCGTCGACATCGGCCTGACGGAATTCGGCTACGAGACCGATAAGTACCGGGTGGTGTTCTTCGGCAAGCCGGAGGAGATCCGCTCCCTCAGCGCCCGGTATCCAGAATTGATCCCCCATCTGCCGCTGCAGATCGCCATCTTCGCCGAGGCGGAGGAGACACTGCTGGCCACGGCCAACCCGACCTATCTGAGCGAGGCCTATGGCGATCCTGAGCTGACCGCGCTGTTCCTCCGCTGGGAGCAGGATCTGCGCGCCATTCTGGAGCGGGTACGCCGCAAAAAATAGACGCATCGGGATGGGGCCCGTACGGGCCCGCAGGATCTTCTTTACAGACCGGCCAATGCCTGGTTCAGTCGCGCCTCGATGCGTTTCTTGTAATTGAGGAAATGCACCATCTGCAATGCCTGGCCGTTGTCGGCGCCGAGCAGGCCACGGGCCAGATCGATATCGGTGATATAGATGGGGTACAGCTGCCCGCTCGCACGCTGACTGAGGACATAGCCCGCCACCACCTCGAACAGCCGGTCGCCATGCTCCAGGGTGGAGAACTCCTGATCGTTGCAGTACATGGTGAATACCGTGCGGTTCTCATCCAGCAGATCGCCGATGACCTGTACCCCGAAGTAATTGCGTGACTGGCGGAAGTGGTTGATGTCCTGGCCTTCCAGCCGCGGCGTTTCACCCGCACGCTGCACGATCTGGTAATACTCGATGTCATCGCCCTCCCCGTTACCACCGGTATTCTGATCGAGAAAGCCACGGCGATGTCGCACCTTCTCCAGAAAACGCTGGAACTGGGTCAGCAGTGTGAGGTTGTCATGGAAGGCGACCTGTTGATGGAATAGCGAGCCTTTTTCGTCGATCACATAGACTGTTGCCTGCTCGCCGTGCACCTGATAGAAGAGCTGCACGCGGCCGGGGCGATTGGCCGCAAAGATTTGCGGCAGCGGAGTCTCGGTCAGGGTCTGCCCGTCCAGTCGAATGGTGCTGAACTGTTCCTGCGGTGCCCCCAGATGGTTGAGCAACGCCGTCAGATTGCCGAACTGCTGATAGCGGGGTACGTCGTTTTCCGGCTGTAACACGAAATAGTCGTGGCCGACCTGAAGGATGTAGCGGCCGTGGCGGCCGTCCGCACCGTCGTGAAACCAGTCGATGATGTTGCGGAACACCTCCTCGACCCGGTGGGCGATAGGCGCACCGCGCGTCGACGAAAAACTGAAGCAGGCCATGGGTACAGGTTTGTGACCCGCCGCCAGTGGCGCCCAGGCCAGGTAGTCGCACAGGCAGTCCAGCAATGCTGTCTCGCCGGCATAGCGGACGGTGAGTACCTCCCGCCAGGACGTCACCGCGATCTGTTCGAAGGTCAGCGCCAGGTTTTCCCAGCGGCCACCGTAGCTCAGTGCGTCGGTGCGGCTGCTGACCAGTTGCATGCCCTCACGGGTGAGGGTCGCCATCGGGTCGATACCGAGGTTGATGAACAGGGCCGCCTGCCGCACCCGTGCCGGGCGTGCCAGCTCGTCCATCTCCGCTTCGGCCAGCGTGCCGTTCGGATAGAGCTGTTGGAGACAATCGGTCACCGAGCGCAGCTCCCAGGTGCTGATGTCGCAGTCATCGGGGTGCAGGCTGATCATGCTGGCGAAGGGGTGTAACAGGCGGTTGAAGTGACACCAGGCGAGCACCTCGATGAGGCTGTGTCCGCGCTTCAACGGCCGTTGCCCCTGGGTGTCGTCGCTGCGCACATCGCCACGGAACAGGGTCCACCCGGACTCGC encodes the following:
- a CDS encoding DUF302 domain-containing protein; the encoded protein is MMRARCLLAGLLLWVVAAAAVADDMLMVRSSEAFAETMLLLQEAISAQGYTLSRVQRVDIGLTEFGYETDKYRVVFFGKPEEIRSLSARYPELIPHLPLQIAIFAEAEETLLATANPTYLSEAYGDPELTALFLRWEQDLRAILERVRRKK
- a CDS encoding carboxylesterase, whose product is MPHELLESLIIEPPTAATASVIWLHGLGADGHDFEPLVPELGQLERGVRFVLPHAPHRPVTINAGHVMRAWYDIRGTDIAADTDAAGIRASSAAVGELIATEVARGVPPERIVLAGFSQGGAVALQAGLTGALPLAGILALSTYVPLPGALATDLTGAGRGIPIFMAHGHDDPVVPFALGAASRDHLVALGCRVAFHAYRMPHTLCAEELTDIRAWLDGRLPGR
- a CDS encoding diaminopimelate decarboxylase; the protein is MDDFDYRDGQLFAEDVPLEDLAARFGTPTYVYSRATLERHWHAFDDALAGRPHLICYAVKANSNLAVLNLFARLGSGFDIVSGGELERVLKAGGDPGKIVFSGVGKGTVEMRRALEVGIRCFNVESEPELERLNAVAGELGVRAPVSLRVNPDVDAGTHPYISTGLKENKFGIDITHAEAVYVRAVGLPHLDVIGV
- a CDS encoding class I adenylate cyclase — protein: MPTPPGTRPADAHGITPLDDQALNIDGMELRTIKRRFMAINNDRLKRVYQSLRDRQKIFFELLPLLFHINHPVLPGYLSSKTPAGVAEYTPGNRCIEAARRLFKSFTYQRRAQRRFDIQAIYLMGSSGTIAYSDTSDFDIWVCIRPDMSDEERQALAHKAECIVSWAGSLGLEAHFFIMNDAAFRRGEMETLSQQSSGSAQHHLLLDEFYRTGLLVAGRYPVWWLVPPQYEPVYAQYVHDLKHKRFIGPQETVDFGCVAHMPAGEFFGAALWQLYKAVSSPYKSVLKILLMEAYADEYPATELLSLRYKSAVWRGDTQLDELDPYVQMSARVEEYLLRRRETERLELARRCLYFKVNEPMSRPDRRGNATWRREVMRELVTAWGWSGAQLLMLDSRRTWKIHRVLEERQALVEVLTQSYRALSDFARRRGAGIAIDPADLHLLGRRLYAAFERKAGKVEIINPGISDDLTEERLSLHRVRDSESGWTLFRGDVRSDDTQGQRPLKRGHSLIEVLAWCHFNRLLHPFASMISLHPDDCDISTWELRSVTDCLQQLYPNGTLAEAEMDELARPARVRQAALFINLGIDPMATLTREGMQLVSSRTDALSYGGRWENLALTFEQIAVTSWREVLTVRYAGETALLDCLCDYLAWAPLAAGHKPVPMACFSFSSTRGAPIAHRVEEVFRNIIDWFHDGADGRHGRYILQVGHDYFVLQPENDVPRYQQFGNLTALLNHLGAPQEQFSTIRLDGQTLTETPLPQIFAANRPGRVQLFYQVHGEQATVYVIDEKGSLFHQQVAFHDNLTLLTQFQRFLEKVRHRRGFLDQNTGGNGEGDDIEYYQIVQRAGETPRLEGQDINHFRQSRNYFGVQVIGDLLDENRTVFTMYCNDQEFSTLEHGDRLFEVVAGYVLSQRASGQLYPIYITDIDLARGLLGADNGQALQMVHFLNYKKRIEARLNQALAGL
- a CDS encoding lipoprotein, whose product is MSRLRPTLLLLLGLLAAAVLASAGCGQKGDLYLPDHSEDRQAD
- a CDS encoding c-type cytochrome, translating into MRRLLLIALCLLAGTAGAAPAEPNGALLYARNCAACHGESGHGGVGIPLALPAFLASVDDAYLEHTIRLGRPGRVMPAFNRLSDTEIAAIVRHVRGWQHGATPARFSTAPVAGDPTHGAALFAQHCAVCHGDHGQGGHGTGVTFSRPRDLPIIAPALNNTGFLQAATDAMIKATLMHGRAGTPMVSFIEQGLSEQDIDDLVSYVRSLEATATPAPAEPEPAMLMMESPYGLEETVEAVKRAAVGKNFRLIRDQYLEDGLFPEDEINTRQVMVYFCNFQFLYDALALDPRIGLFLPCRVTVVEQGGKVLVMSVNPKRLGHLFNNAELDRACDEMSRLYTDILEEATL